One window of the Rosa rugosa chromosome 3, drRosRugo1.1, whole genome shotgun sequence genome contains the following:
- the LOC133736366 gene encoding transcription factor BHLH42 isoform X2, with protein sequence MEVSSEEASLQRSQQLRELYDSLSAGETNQPARRPCAALSPEDLTESEWFYLMCVSFSFPPGVGLPGKAYTRRQHVWLTGANEVDSKTFSRAILAKSARVQTVVCIPLLDGVVELGTTDRVPEDLAFVQHVKTFFVDHHHLPPPKPALSEHSTSNPATSSDHHPRFHSPHLTAIRNNAAANNAQPLHAAAQEDEEDEDEEEDDQEEEGESDSEAETGRNGRPLAAAAGPNVPAAEPSELMQLEMSEDIRLGSPDDASNNLDSDFHMLTVSQSANAANQQRQADSYRAESTRRWPPVQPPMTAVQPPPSGPLALEELTHDDTHYSETVSTILQTTRWTDSSSNDYVTYSTQSAFAKWTSRADHQLLVPVEGTSQWLLKYILFSVPFLHTKYRDENSPKSHDVDGSSRLRKGTSQDELSANHVLAERRRREKLNERFIILRSLVPFVTKMDKASILGDTIEYVKQLRKKIQDLEARNVHLEDDQRTRSAGEMQRSSSMKELRSGLTVTERSRVGPPGSDKRKLRIVEGSGGAAIAKPKLIEEPTPPPPPLAPEPEPAPPTPMLTGTSLEVSIIESDGLLELQCPYREGLLLDVMQTLRDLRIETTVVQSSLNSGTFVAELRAKVGKKTTITEVKRAVNQVIPQSDS encoded by the exons ATGGAAGTGAGCTCTGAGGAGGCATCTCTTCAAAGGAGCCAACAGCTTAGAGAGCTCTACGACTCACTGTCCGCGGGAGAAACAAACCAGCCAGCTCGCCGCCCTTGTGCTGCCTTGTCCCCGGAGGACTTAACTGAGTCGGAATGGTTCTACTTGATGTGTGTATCTTTCTCATTTCCCCCGGGAGTTGG GTTGCCGGGAAAAGCATACACAAGGAGGCAACACGTATGGCTCACTGGTGCAAATGAAGTAGATAGCAAAACCTTCTCCAGAGCTATTTTAGCCAAG AGTGCTCGCGTTCAAACTGTAGTGTGCATTCCTCTCTTAGACGGCGTCGTTGAGCTAGGCACAACAGATAGGGTTCCAGAAGACCTTGCCTTCGTCCAACACGTCAAAACTTTCTTCGTCGACCACCACCACCTTCCACCACCAAAGCCCGCCCTCTCGGAGCACTCCACCTCCAACCCCGCCACCTCCTCCGACCACCACCCCCGTTTCCACTCTCCACATCTCACCGCCATCCGCAACAACGCTGCCGCAAACAACGCCCAGCCCCTCCACGCAGCCGCCCAAGAAGACGAAGAGGACGAGGACGAGGAAGAAGACGAccaggaagaagaaggagagtcCGACTCCGAAGCCGAAACCGGCCGTAACGGTCGTCCTCTCGCTGCTGCAGCGGGACCCAACGTTCCCGCAGCCGAGCCGAGCGAGCTAATGCAGCTCGAAATGTCCGAAGACATCCGCCTCGGCTCCCCCGACGACGCCTCCAACAATTTGGACTCGGACTTCCACATGCTGACCGTCAGCCAGTCCGCCAACGCCGCCAATCAGCAGCGCCAAGCAGACTCGTATCGCGCCGAGTCGACCCGGCGGTGGCCTCCGGTCCAACCGCCAATGACCGCTGTCCAACCACCTCCCTCAG GACCGCTGGCATTGGAGGAATTGACCCACGACGACACACACTATTCGGAAACAGTGTCGACCATACTTCAAACCACCAGGTGGACCGATTCGTCGTCCAATGACTACGTCACCTACTCCACCCAATCAGCTTTCGCCAAGTGGACGAGCCGGGCTGACCACCAGCTCTTGGTTCCGGTCGAGGGCACATCCCAGTGGCTCCTAAAGTACATTTTGTTTAGTGTACCGTTCCTACATACGAAATATCGGGACGAGAATTCCCCCAAGTCTCACGACGTCGACGGCTCGAGCCGGTTGAGGAAGGGGACGTCACAAGACGAGCTAAGTGCTAACCATGTGTTAGCGGAGCGGCGTCGTAGAGAGAAGCTTAATGAGAGGTTTATTATATTGAGGTCTTTGGTGCCTTTTGTGACAAAAATGGACAAGGCCTCGATTTTGGGGGATACGATCGAGTACGTGAAGCAACTGCGTAAGAAGATTCAGGATCTCGAGGCACGTAACGTGCATTTGGAGGACGATCAACGGACGAGATCGGCGGGGGAGATGCAACGGTCGAGTAGCATGAAAGAGCTGCGAAGCGGGCTCACGGTGACGGAGCGCTCCCGCGTGGGCCCGCCCGGGTCGGACAAGAGGAAGTTGAGGATTGTGGAGGGGAGTGGCGGAGCGGCGATCGCTAAGCCTAAACTGATAGAGGAACCGACACCACCTCCGCCACCATTGGCACCGGAACCGGAACCGGCCCCGCCAACACCCATGTTGACGGGGACGTCTCTAGAGGTGTCGATAATAGAGAGCGATGGATTGTTGGAGCTCCAATGCCCGTACAGAGAAGGGTTGTTACTTGATGTCATGCAAACCCTACGAGATCTCCGAATTGAGACCACGGTTGTGCAATCCTCGTTGAATAGTGGCACCTTCGTAGCTGAGCTAAGGGCCAAG GTGGGCAAGAAAACAACCATTACAGAAGTGAAGAGGGCAGTAAATCAAGTGATACCCCAATCTGACTCTTAA
- the LOC133736366 gene encoding transcription factor BHLH42 isoform X1: MATPPPSSSRLRGMLQSAVQSVQWTYSLFWQICPQQGMLIWADGYYNGAIKTRKTVQPMEVSSEEASLQRSQQLRELYDSLSAGETNQPARRPCAALSPEDLTESEWFYLMCVSFSFPPGVGLPGKAYTRRQHVWLTGANEVDSKTFSRAILAKSARVQTVVCIPLLDGVVELGTTDRVPEDLAFVQHVKTFFVDHHHLPPPKPALSEHSTSNPATSSDHHPRFHSPHLTAIRNNAAANNAQPLHAAAQEDEEDEDEEEDDQEEEGESDSEAETGRNGRPLAAAAGPNVPAAEPSELMQLEMSEDIRLGSPDDASNNLDSDFHMLTVSQSANAANQQRQADSYRAESTRRWPPVQPPMTAVQPPPSGPLALEELTHDDTHYSETVSTILQTTRWTDSSSNDYVTYSTQSAFAKWTSRADHQLLVPVEGTSQWLLKYILFSVPFLHTKYRDENSPKSHDVDGSSRLRKGTSQDELSANHVLAERRRREKLNERFIILRSLVPFVTKMDKASILGDTIEYVKQLRKKIQDLEARNVHLEDDQRTRSAGEMQRSSSMKELRSGLTVTERSRVGPPGSDKRKLRIVEGSGGAAIAKPKLIEEPTPPPPPLAPEPEPAPPTPMLTGTSLEVSIIESDGLLELQCPYREGLLLDVMQTLRDLRIETTVVQSSLNSGTFVAELRAKVGKKTTITEVKRAVNQVIPQSDS, encoded by the exons ATGGCTACACCGCCACCGAGTAGTAGCAGGCTCCGTGGCATGTTACAGTCTGCAGTGCAATCTGTTCAATGGACTTACAGTCTCTTTTGGCAAATCTGTCCCCAACAAGG GATGTTAATATGGGCAGATGGGTATTACAATGGGGCAATCAAGACGAGGAAGACTGTGCAACCTATGGAAGTGAGCTCTGAGGAGGCATCTCTTCAAAGGAGCCAACAGCTTAGAGAGCTCTACGACTCACTGTCCGCGGGAGAAACAAACCAGCCAGCTCGCCGCCCTTGTGCTGCCTTGTCCCCGGAGGACTTAACTGAGTCGGAATGGTTCTACTTGATGTGTGTATCTTTCTCATTTCCCCCGGGAGTTGG GTTGCCGGGAAAAGCATACACAAGGAGGCAACACGTATGGCTCACTGGTGCAAATGAAGTAGATAGCAAAACCTTCTCCAGAGCTATTTTAGCCAAG AGTGCTCGCGTTCAAACTGTAGTGTGCATTCCTCTCTTAGACGGCGTCGTTGAGCTAGGCACAACAGATAGGGTTCCAGAAGACCTTGCCTTCGTCCAACACGTCAAAACTTTCTTCGTCGACCACCACCACCTTCCACCACCAAAGCCCGCCCTCTCGGAGCACTCCACCTCCAACCCCGCCACCTCCTCCGACCACCACCCCCGTTTCCACTCTCCACATCTCACCGCCATCCGCAACAACGCTGCCGCAAACAACGCCCAGCCCCTCCACGCAGCCGCCCAAGAAGACGAAGAGGACGAGGACGAGGAAGAAGACGAccaggaagaagaaggagagtcCGACTCCGAAGCCGAAACCGGCCGTAACGGTCGTCCTCTCGCTGCTGCAGCGGGACCCAACGTTCCCGCAGCCGAGCCGAGCGAGCTAATGCAGCTCGAAATGTCCGAAGACATCCGCCTCGGCTCCCCCGACGACGCCTCCAACAATTTGGACTCGGACTTCCACATGCTGACCGTCAGCCAGTCCGCCAACGCCGCCAATCAGCAGCGCCAAGCAGACTCGTATCGCGCCGAGTCGACCCGGCGGTGGCCTCCGGTCCAACCGCCAATGACCGCTGTCCAACCACCTCCCTCAG GACCGCTGGCATTGGAGGAATTGACCCACGACGACACACACTATTCGGAAACAGTGTCGACCATACTTCAAACCACCAGGTGGACCGATTCGTCGTCCAATGACTACGTCACCTACTCCACCCAATCAGCTTTCGCCAAGTGGACGAGCCGGGCTGACCACCAGCTCTTGGTTCCGGTCGAGGGCACATCCCAGTGGCTCCTAAAGTACATTTTGTTTAGTGTACCGTTCCTACATACGAAATATCGGGACGAGAATTCCCCCAAGTCTCACGACGTCGACGGCTCGAGCCGGTTGAGGAAGGGGACGTCACAAGACGAGCTAAGTGCTAACCATGTGTTAGCGGAGCGGCGTCGTAGAGAGAAGCTTAATGAGAGGTTTATTATATTGAGGTCTTTGGTGCCTTTTGTGACAAAAATGGACAAGGCCTCGATTTTGGGGGATACGATCGAGTACGTGAAGCAACTGCGTAAGAAGATTCAGGATCTCGAGGCACGTAACGTGCATTTGGAGGACGATCAACGGACGAGATCGGCGGGGGAGATGCAACGGTCGAGTAGCATGAAAGAGCTGCGAAGCGGGCTCACGGTGACGGAGCGCTCCCGCGTGGGCCCGCCCGGGTCGGACAAGAGGAAGTTGAGGATTGTGGAGGGGAGTGGCGGAGCGGCGATCGCTAAGCCTAAACTGATAGAGGAACCGACACCACCTCCGCCACCATTGGCACCGGAACCGGAACCGGCCCCGCCAACACCCATGTTGACGGGGACGTCTCTAGAGGTGTCGATAATAGAGAGCGATGGATTGTTGGAGCTCCAATGCCCGTACAGAGAAGGGTTGTTACTTGATGTCATGCAAACCCTACGAGATCTCCGAATTGAGACCACGGTTGTGCAATCCTCGTTGAATAGTGGCACCTTCGTAGCTGAGCTAAGGGCCAAG GTGGGCAAGAAAACAACCATTACAGAAGTGAAGAGGGCAGTAAATCAAGTGATACCCCAATCTGACTCTTAA
- the LOC133739881 gene encoding aluminum-activated malate transporter 13-like, translated as MGSTVISIPDGELSLPLPSIKKEKERPNKLSIIFSYLGELQKNRQKMRKLIHSIKVGIALVLVSLLYLLDPLYEQVGENAMWAIMTVVVIFEFFAGATLSKGINRGLGTILGGGLGCSAATLAQEVTGMGEASTIIIGSSVFVIGAAGTYTRLQPSIKKRYDYAAMIFILTFNLVVVSGLRAEEVLKLARERLSTIGMGFAVCIIISLLVFPTWASDELHDSLSSKFQALAKAIEECLEDYFRLNSEKDNQPGQQSSSSGSCKSVLHSKSKDESLANFAKWEPWHGKFGLYYPWNKYLQVGEQLRDLATIVLSLKACLQSPRQPSSSVRQSIKEPSKAVGLALALTLRELGESVTKMRRSQQEAVIMPKLKSMRVELNSIISSSKFGPLENVDELAISSFVFLLMEIVEKVEELVKEVEELGELADFGTK; from the exons ATGGGTTCGACCGTGATATCAATTCCAGATGGAGagctttctcttcctcttcccaGCAttaagaaagagaaggagagaccAAACAAGCTTTCAATTATTTTCTCCTATCTTGGAGAGCTACAAAAGAACAGGCAGAAAATGAGAAAGCTGATTCACAGCATCAAGGTTGGGATTGCACTGGTTTTGGTTTCACTTCTCTATCTGCTCGACCCTCTCTATGAACAAGTCGGAGAAAATGCCATGTGGGCTATAATGACCGTCGTCGTCATCTTCGAGTTCTTTGCAG GTGCTACACTTAGCAAGGGCATAAACCGAGGATTGGGAACCATCTTAGGAGGTGGGCTTGGCTGCTCAGCTGCAACTTTAGCTCAAGAAGTTACTGGCATGGGCGAGGCCAGCACCATAATCATTGGTTCTTCTGTATTTGTCATCG GTGCAGCTGGGACATACACTAGATTACAGCCGAGCATCAAGAAGAGATACGACTATGCAGCAATGATATTCATACTCACCTTCAATCTGGTGGTTGTTTCGGGTTTACGTGCCGAGGAGGTGTTGAAATTGGCTCgtgagcggctttcaaccatcGGAATGGGTTTCGCCGTCTGCATCATCATAAGCTTGCTCGTCTTCCCCACATGGGCCAGTGATGAGCTTCATGACTCTTTATCCAGTAAATTCCAAGCCCTTGCAAAAGCTATTGAAG AATGCCTTGAAGATTACTTCAGATTAAATAGTGAAAAGGATAACCAGCCTGGCCAACAGAGTTCCAGTTCCGGTAGTTGCAAATCGGTGTTGCACTCTAAGTCTAAAGATGAGTCGCTG GCAAATTTTGCGAAGTGGGAACCATGGCATGGGAAATTTGGTCTTTACTACCCATGGAACAAATACCTACAGGTTGGAGAGCAGCTAAGAGACCTCGCTACCATTGTCCTTTCCCTCAAAGCCTGTCTTCAATCTCCTAGACAG CCGTCGTCAAGTGTGAGACAGTCGATCAAAGAGCCTAGCAAAGCTGTAGGGTTGGCACTCGCATTGACCCTGCGAGAGCTCGGAGAGAGCGTTACGAAGATGAGAAGAAGCCAACAAGAAGCTGTGATCATGCCCAAGTTGAAGTCAATGAGAGTAGAGCTGAACTCCATCATTTCTTCTTCCAAGTTTGGACCACTAGAGAATGTTGATGAACTTGCTATTTCAAGCTTTGTCTTCCTGTTGATGGAAATTGTGGAAAAAGTTGAAGAATTGGTAAAGGAGGTTGAAGAACTTGGAGAACTCGCTGATTTTGGTACCAAATAA